A stretch of the Vigna radiata var. radiata cultivar VC1973A chromosome 7, Vradiata_ver6, whole genome shotgun sequence genome encodes the following:
- the LOC106765428 gene encoding E3 ubiquitin-protein ligase RMA1H1-like, producing MAFEHCVSQQWKTIPSPVTVTENFDGCFDCNICLDFAHEPIVTLCGHLYCWPCIYKWLHVQSASLAPDEHPQCPVCKEDICHTTMVPLYGRGQAIAPNDRDVKASYRDVFIPPRPPALGTQSLMPTSSQSGQQLPYRNPYQSQHFNPPLYQEEDESSTQMLLSPGAMAPGFPHLVVGMFGEMFYTRVFGNSENVYTYPNSYHLAVSNNPRLRRQEMQADKSLNRISIFLFCCFLLCLIVF from the coding sequence ATGGCCTTTGAACACTGCGTTTCGCAGCAATGGAAAACCATCCCTAGCCCCGTGACTGTGACagaaaattttgatgggtgtttTGATTGCAACATCTGCTTAGATTTTGCGCATGAACCAATCGTTACCCTTTGTGGTCACCTATACTGCTGGCCTTGCATCTACAAGTGGCTCCATGTCCAAAGTGCTTCTCTTGCACCTGATGAGCACCCACAATGCCCTGTTTGCAAGGAAGATATATGCCACACCACAATGGTTCCTCTCTATGGCCGTGGCCAGGCCATAGCTCCTAATGACCGTGATGTGAAGGCTTCCTATAGAGATGTTTTCATCCCACCAAGACCACCTGCTTTGGGTACTCAATCTCTCATGCCAACATCATCTCAAAGTGGCCAGCAACTTCCATATCGCAATCCGTATCAGAGTCAGCATTTCAATCCTCCTTTATACCAAGAAGAGGATGAATCGTCAACACAAATGCTTCTCAGTCCTGGTGCCATGGCACCAGGGTTCCCCCACCTTGTGGTTGGGATGTTTGGAGAGATGTTTTATACCCGAGTCTTTGGCAACTCAGAAAATGTATACACTTACCCAAATTCTTATCACCTGGCAGTAAGTAACAACCCCAGGTTGAGAAGGCAGGAGATGCAGGCAGACAAATCACTGAAcagaatttcaatttttctcttcTGTTGCTTCCTTCTGTGTCTCATCGTCTTCTAA
- the LOC106768066 gene encoding DNA ligase 1, whose amino-acid sequence MSATKSGSRKRASESELTKTVKNNRSTNDNFDLDLDFDLSDDIKGIVSALHLIRDKAQKDGQKKNEETISSVGFEVKSMIEGLRSKIEKDRQSITKALSKSSKEYESSLKSETTKFQALHENFCKEKATSLQTLKDIISKFEEEKEKLFVRYEQLRKKERIMISEQEKACNEKISQLEESLKKKKQDDKTFSILRKTLGSFLESTSDEDFPPDD is encoded by the exons ATGTCTGCAACAAAATCCGGGTCGAGGAAGCGGGCATCCGAATCCGAACTCACGAAAACCGTTAAGAACAACCGATCAACAAATGATAATTTCGATCTCGATTTGGATTTCGATCTCTCAGA TGACATCAAAGGAATCGTGTCCGCGTTGCACCTGATCAGAGACAAGGCTCAGAAGGATGGTCAGAAGAAGAACGAAGAGACAATTTCCAG TGTGGGTTTTGAGGTTAAGTCTATGATCGAGGGATTGAGGTCAAAAATTGAGAAGGACAG GCAAAGCATTACTAAAGCACTTTCAAAGAGTTCCAAAGAG TACGAAAGTTCCTTGAAGAGTGAAACTACCAAGTTTCAAGCACTTCACGAGAATTTTTGCAAAGAGAAAGCCACTTCTCTGCAGACACTGAAAG ATATTATCTCCAAATTtgaagaggaaaaggaaaaactatTTGTGCGATACGAACAACTGA ggaagaaagaaagaattatGATATCTGAACAAGAAAAGGCCTGCAATGAGAAAATTTCCCAACTGGAAGAGTCactgaaaaagaagaaacag GACGATAAAACTTTCAGCATTCTTAGAAAAACACTTGGTTCGTTCTTGGAAAGTACCTCGGACGAGGATTTCCCACCTGATGACTGA
- the LOC106767350 gene encoding protein LOL2: MHSQQTEKEEDDEGPPPGWQPITNHPPPPQQQPPLQPQPQPQPPPPSRCGWGQMVCGSCHRLLSYPRGAKHVKCSCCEAVNIVLEADQVGQVECGSCAVLLMYPFGASHVKCSSCQFVTEIGAHNERPPWSIQQRKPVPAKSGC, translated from the exons ATGCATAGTCAACaaacagagaaagaagaagacgACGAAGGCCCCCCACCGGGGTGGCAACCAATCACAAATCATCCGCCGCCACCGCAACAGCAACCGCCGCTGCAACCCCAACCGCAACCGCAACCACCACCGCCTAGTCGATGTG GTTGGGGTCAGATGGTCTGTGGTTCTTGTCATCGCCTGCTTTCATATCCACGAGGTGCCAAACATGTTAAATGTTCATGCTGTGAGGCTGTCAACATTGTATTAGAAG CTGATCAGGTTGGGCAAGTTGAGTGTGGCAGTTGTGCAGTATTGCTAATGTACCCATTTGGTGCTTCACATGTTAAGTGTTCCTCATGCCAATTTGTGACAGAAATTGGG GCACACAACGAGCGGCCTCCATGGTCTATACAACAAAGGAAACCAGTTCCTGCAAAATCTGGTTGTTAG